GGCTTCGGTCTCTATACTCAGTCTACAGCTTATCTCGTCGTAGCCTGGTCTGACGTCACCGATTCCGAGGAATCCGCGGAGGTCTAACTCGCCCTCGAACTCGAACTCCATATCTTCTATCTCGATGCCTTTCGCGGCTGCGTGTCCCGCGTAGGTGACGCTGAGACACGACCCAACCGCTCCAAGGAGTAGCTCTACTGCGTTAGGTCCCTCGCGTTCTCCGAGAAGTGCCTCTGGCTCGTCGCCGACGATCTCGAACTCGGGGGATTCGACCGTCTCGCCGTTGTGATCGAAGTCGGATATCCTCGTCACGCTCGAAAACCCGCCCGTCCACTCGGTCTCGGATCGGAAGGTGAACGACGCGGCTTCGGGGTTCTGGTTGACGTCTTCGAGGAGGCTCTCCAGCTTCTGAGTCGGGAGTCCGTTTACTCGGTTCATCTCGTGTCTAAGTACTCCCTCGACTCCGAAAAAGACGGAGCCTATATGTATAGGCGAGAACTCAGTGGAAGGCTTTTACAGCCCCGAAGAGGATATACGTATATGAGAGCCGCAGTCTATAACTCGCCCGGAGATATATCAGTCGAGGAGGTTCCGAAGCCGGAGATCGACAGCCCGAACGACGCCGTGGTACGTATCACACACACTGCGATCTGTGGCTCCGATCTCTGGTTCTACCGCGGCGAGAAGGATCAGGAGCCGGGTTCACGCGTTGGTCACGAGCCGATGGGGATAGTCGAGGAGGTCGGCGACGACGTCCGCTCAGTCGATCCCGGAGACCGCGTCCTGGCACCCTTCTCTATAAGCTGTGGAGACTGTGAGTTCTGCAGGAAGGGACTCTACACGTCGTGCGTTAAATCCGAGTCGTGGGACGACGAAAACGGCGGGGCACAGGGAGAGTACGTCCGGTGTCCCTACGCCGACGGAACTCTCGTGAGAATACCTGACAGACACGCCGACGACGACGCACTCGAATCCCTTCTTC
Above is a window of Candidatus Afararchaeum irisae DNA encoding:
- a CDS encoding OsmC family protein, which gives rise to MNRVNGLPTQKLESLLEDVNQNPEAASFTFRSETEWTGGFSSVTRISDFDHNGETVESPEFEIVGDEPEALLGEREGPNAVELLLGAVGSCLSVTYAGHAAAKGIEIEDMEFEFEGELDLRGFLGIGDVRPGYDEISCRLSIETEASEEEIESLHEEVKQTSPLYDNVTNEVSLDISLETN